The sequence GATAAATAATTTTTTGCAGAAGAAATATTACCGAGCTGTGCTTTCATTTTCAAGTTCTGAGCTTCAAGTTTTTTACCAACGTTGAAACCAGAAGTATCATCAGCAACAGAGTTGATCTTCTTTAAAGTAGCTAAACGAAGTTGGGCTTGAGCGGTAGCGGCATTAGTTTTTGCTAATGCATTATAGGCGTCTAAAGCGCCCGAATTGGTGTTAATCGAGAATCCCATAATATACCTCCTTGTATTTTGTTGTAAAATTTCAGGCTTCCTTGCCTGATTGTATCTTTAATAGATAATTCGATTCTCAATTCTATTATCGGAAGTAATTATTTTTTTTATATATATAATGCAATTTATTTTAATAATTATTTTTTGTGTTATTAAACGATGAAAAGATTTACCAAATTCATTTGGTCACTTAATCAAAATAATGCTGTGAGTTTCTGTTTAAGCAATGGTAGCCTGGCTTTTATTTCTGGAATATTACTATAATTAGTTTCAAGAAAATTTATATAACCGGATATTTTGTTTACCTGATTTGATTTTACATAAAGAGAAATTAAGTGAAAAAGTGTAGATGGTTCACTTTCATTAGAATCAACAAGAGACTCTAAAACTGTAATTGCTTTTTCAACCAAATTATTATCAGCCAGAGTTACTCCATATAAACTCACAAAGCCTGGCTCCTTTGAAAAACTATAAGCCAGTTTCTCCAGTATTCTTAATTTTGATTCGGAGAAATTATATATCCGTAAAAATTCAAGAAAGTAATCCAAATTTTTTCTATTAATTAAACCAACAAGTTCCATTTCCTCGTTTTCACTTAAACGAATTTTTGAACATAACTTCTTTATCAAACCAATTTTTTTATCAAAATTATTTCCCGGTTGAATTCGCAAATATTTTTCTAAAGCGGTTAAATAAAAATCCAGATTTTTTTTATTTTCCGATTGTATGGCTAAGATAATTCCAAAATATATTATTTCATCTTCACTTAGAATTATATCAATTGAAGAATAATTATTTCCGGTAAACAACCTGTTATTCTGCTCCAACGCCATCGCGCAATAGTATTCGGCTTTTGATAAATTTTGCAAACGCAAATATATTTTTGATGCAAGCAAATTTAAGTAGGGTTGTTTGCCGTCAAACTTCAAACCTTCAATAACAAACTTATGTGCTGCTTCTACTTTATGTTCTTTTAAGTAAATATTAGAAATTAGACCACAAGAGATTGCCCGCTGCTGGATGTTCAATTCATTTTTTTCTAAAGCCTCAAACGAAAATTTTATGGCATTTTCATTGTCATCAAGGACATTATAAGTTTGTGCAAGCTGGTATGCACAGTATGCTGAATTGCTGGTTTCGTAATCTTCTAAAAGCAATTGAAGATTGCGTTTGGCTTTCCCCTTTTTTGCATCTGAAGAAATATTATAACCAAGATGAATTATTTCTATCGATGAATCAACAATTTTATATTTTAATTGAAGCAACGATGAATCAATTTGTTCATGCACTCGTCCGGCAAATTTTACTTCGGGTTGATTTCTGAACAACCGGGTATATTTCATCGTATTAGTGCGATTGAATTCTGCATCAATATTTTTTACAATACATTTTATTCCAATGTTTTCATTTCTGCTAACCAACACTTTTAATTCAGAAATTGATTTTGCTGATAATCTTTCATCTGCATCAAGATATAAAATCCAATCTCCGGTGCATTTACTAATTGCAAAATTTCTTGCGGCAGAAAAATTATTTATCCATGTAAAATGAAAAATATTTGAGTCGAATGATTCAGCAATTTCAAGAGACTTGTCTGACGAACCAGTATCTACAATTATAATTTCTTCTGCTACATCTTTAACAGATTCCAGACAATCTCTCAAATACTTTTCTTCGTTTTTTATAATCATGCAAAGACTTAACACAACTGCATAATCCTTTCCTCTGTTATAATTTCCATTCATCCATTTAACTCACTTGCAATATCAGGTAAGCGAAAGTATTATTCTAAAATTGAATGTGCCTGATAAAATTTCTTAGAAATGCAAAAATACACTTCAGTCACATCATCATAATTTATAAATTTATTTCTGATTCAGTTCTGTTATCAACTATCTCAAAATTTGTATCAGCAACATCCATTGATTTAAATAATGAATTATGATCTCTATCTAATCCCAATATTTCGTTTACTTTTATTAACCCATCGATGGCTGTGCTGTTTTGCAAATCATTTTTAACCGCCCACTCGAACATAGTTTTGGAAGTTTCATAAATACCTGCCTGTAAAAAAACCTCCCCCAATCCATGGCAAACTTCTGAAGAGACAGGATTCATTTCCAAAGCACTTTCAAAATATTGTTTTGCAGTTTCCAAATCCCCAATATTTAATAAGCAAAATGCCTTTGCTTTGTAAAGTTCATATTGGATGGATAACTGGTTTAACTTTGATTCAACTAATTCATCCTCAATTTTGTTAAACATATTTAATGAATCAAAATAATTGTCCGTATAATACAAACCTAGTGCTTCAAAAAATGTGGCTTTGATTACCGGGGATACATCATTCGTATAATTACTCAATTCTTTAATTGTTGAATTTAACTTTTCTATTTTCTTCGAGTATTTTATCGCAAATTCATTTTGTGGTTCAAGTAAAAGTATTTCATCAAATGCGGTTTTTGCCTTTTCATATTCTCTGTTACTCATATAAAAAGTTGCTTGCAATAAAAGAATGATTGGAAGATATGTTACCTGATCAATAAATACATTCTCGGATTTTGCGTTATCAATCAATTCAATCAACTTAATAAAACTTTTTTCAGTTATTTTGATGGCATTATTATTTACAAACACCCTAATTTGTTCTTCAACTAATAATCCCTGTTCTCTTCGCACAAGCATTTTCAAGGCTGAGTTAGAATACTGTTTATAGCTTTCCATCGATTTTAAATTTAATATTTTCTCTTTCACATTTTCTAAATCAGTTTTATTAAGGATGAATTTGCATAAATATTTTTTTTGAAGAGTAATTTTTTCCAAATTCGTTTTCTTTTTATCCCGATGTTCTGCGCTATTTTCAGAATAGTAATACACTCCTAAAAATTCATTTAAATGTTGAAAGTCCGTTTTATTACTTATTCTTAACCAAAACTCATAATCACCAGTCACTTGAAGATTCTCATCGAAATAGCCGAACTTTTCATGAAGGGCTTTTCTCCACATAGGGTGTGGTCCTATATAGCATCCAAACAAAAGAAGATCGCTATCATAATTTGCCCACACACATGTTTCATTTTTAGAGAGCGAAGAAAATGTAGAATTAGGATCTGTAGTTTTGTAATCATCTGCATATACAACCCCAATTTGGTGGTTGTCATCCAATGTTGATGCTTTTATTTCCAAAGCATCATTTCTATTTCTATCATCTGTATTAGCGTTTGTTATGTATTTGCCTTTGGCTGCTTTAATTCCTCTATTCCAGGCTGCATAAATAGATTCTCTGTTCTCGGTTTTTAAATAATTTATGTTTTTATACTTCGACTGATACTTACGAATGATAACTTCTTCATTCTGCTTAGAGCCCGAATTAATAACTATTATTTCTAATTCTCCTTTTTTATACAAGGTTTGTTCCACCAAATCTTTCAGGCACCCTTCAATAAACTTTTCAGAATTGTATGTTGAAACAATTGCACTTACTTCAAATTCTTCGCGTTTATTTTTCTTTTTAATTTTTTCAAGTAAAATTTTTGCATCTGCAAAATACTGGTTTTGTTCAATTGCCTTTCTCACCAGAAGCTTTGCTTCATCAAACTTGTTAATATCGAATGCAGAACAAGCTGCCAGATAATAAACCCGCCAATGTTTGAAGTTTTTTTTCAAGGCGGATAGAAATGAGTTTAGTGCGTTTGCTTTTTCATTTTTATAATGATAAATGGAACCGATTAAATAATCTATAAATCCATCTGTTGAATCAAGCTTTGCGAGTTGTTCTAAAATTACAAGAATATTATTGTTTGTTTTACCAAGGATTTTTTCTGCCGAAATAAATTCTGAGTTTTTTATTCTATTGCTCATTCCAAATAATTTTTTAAGATTACTTACATCCGAATCGAATTTTTTAAACTCGGCATTGCTCTTTAGCGAATATATAACTCTTTCGTAAGTGTCAAATGGATCAGAGGTGTTCAACTTTTTCCCACTTACATCATCCATTATTTTTTCAATCGCATATTTTAAAGCTTTTGCACTGTGTTCCCAGGAAAATTTTGTTGATTGCACAAATCCTTTCTCAATTAAATCATTCCTTATTTCCAACTTTTGTATTTCAATAAGCGCATGTTGCATCTCATTAACATTATCTTCATCAACAAAAACAGCCGCTTTTCCTGCAACTTCTGGAATTGAAGAATTTTTACATGTAATTACCGGGCAACCGGATTTCATAGCTTCCAATATCGGCAGCCCAAATCCTTCGTATTTAGATGGATAAACCAGGGCTACAGCCCCGCTGTAAGCAACCGATAATTCCTCATCCCGAAGAAATTGTATTTGATATTTTGTTCCCTCTAGGTAGGATTTAAAGATTGATTCCAGCTCCGGTTTTCCACCAGTACAGAAAATTTCAAATTCATTTTTGTTTTCCAGTTTAGCAAATGCTTTAAAGAAGAGAATTGCATTCTTGTATTCAAGTCTGTTACCAACTAAAATAAAATATGGTTTCTTAATATTAAACTTCGATTTAAAATTTTCTAATTCACTTTTTTTCCGGGGATGAAAATCGCCGGCAACGGCATTGCTTACCAGGTAACTTTTCTTATCACAATATTCCGGATATAATTTTCTAAAATCATCAATTGTATTTTGAGATACACCAAAATATGCGTTTGCCTTAGCCAATGCTTTTAGCTTTGCCCGCCATTCGGATTTGGTTAAATCCAAGCCCAATATTTCAGGAATCATATCATGAAGCAACAAGGCGTTGTGAGTATTTTCCGGATACGTATAATAAGTTGAAATAAAAAGACTCACTTCATTATCATCACATACTTCCTGCAAATAAAGTGAATCGCTTTCAAATTTGATATGGTCGTATTCTTTAATTGCAATGCTTTTTATTCCAGTAAACTTTGGTGCGGTTCCACCACGGTCCAATAAGATAATATCTTTTACCAATTCCGTTTTCGAAATTTCATTCAATAAAGAAATCCAAACTCTGCTAATACCGTATGGTCTGCCTTTTTGAAGTTGAAATATTACACCATCTATAGCAATTTTATTTTTATTAGAAAAATTATACTCTTTGTTTTTTTCTTTTTGAAGAGCTGGCTGGATATTTAAGCTGTTTCCTTCAAGCCACTTTAGGAACCCTGATACACGATTGTTTATGGTATGTTTTTCCATTACTTCTTTATAACCAGCTTCGGCAATTTGTCTACCATATTCAGGATTATCAATTACATATTTCACTTTTTCAATAAGTTCAGGAATGTTGTTTTCATCATACAATAATAAATTTTTACCATCTTCAAAAAGAAGATTTGTTTTGCCTCCCAGAACTTTATTCTGGAAACAAACACAACCGCTACCCATTGCTTCAAATGGACGAACAACCATTGTGGGTGACAGCGAAGGCAAACCAAGTGTAATCTGATATTCATTCATCTCTTCAATAAATTGCCGGTTGGATTGCCAATTATAATCTTCATATATCTCAAATGAGTTGCTTTGTTTTAATTGTTGAGCTATTACTCTTCTTTTCGAATATGTTTTTTCATAATAAAACGGAGTTGTTTTACCCTTAAAGAATGCTTTTTGTTTTCTTGATAAATATCGTTTAGGTTCAGGGAAAAGATTTTCATCAATTGCGAATGGCTGCCATAAAACCGGAACTCCATAATTACCAAATAATTCTTCATCAATTTCATGTGCATAAACAACAGCCTGAACTGTTTTCATTGCATTATTGATGGCTGTTATATTGTCACTCCACCAAATATTGTTTCCTTTTATGGTCGGATTATTCATGCACTCGAATGAAAAAAGCACTTTAATTAATTTATTTTCATTCCATCTTTTTTGCCAGTCATAAGTTTTGTGCAAGTACTGTGCGTGCCATTCTGTATTCATCAGAAACATTATATCAGCATTTGGATTTTTGAGATAATTATATAACTCTTTGTTATCCTTCTTATCACTTACATAAAATGATTTTCCATAAACATTAAATTTCTTTAGAGCTTCTGCATATCCTTCTCTAACAAACCAACTGTGTCCTTCCGGTAATACAATGTCCACCTTAAGGTTGCTTCCTCTAGAACGAATTATATTTAAATGATTTGTCTTTTCCTTTTGGACGGGAATTACTTTTTTAGTCTCAGGTTTTTCTTTTACAAATACTTTTCCCTTAGAATGAATCGGGATACAATCATTCGTATTTAAATATTTTTGCATTACTAAATAGAATTTTTGCCAATTTTCTTTTGCGTAATCCTCAATGTTAAATCCAAGATCATTTATTACATCCTGTTCTTGCAAAACATTAAAAAATTCTACAAGTAATCCTGGAGTTATATGAGCTTTAGAATATCTACGCATTATATTCCACAGCTCTACCCATCGTTTAATGCCGCCGTTTTTGGTTTTAATTTCATCATACCATCTATAAGCTGATAGTTCTTCGTTAACTGTAACAACTTCATACTTTTGTGCAACGCGAAGCCAATATTCAAGATCCATTGCGTAAAAAAGTGTTTCATCTAAAAAACCAAGATCTTTAATTGCTTTACTATTTATAAAAGTTGATGGCTGCAAAATATAATTTGATCCTTTTAAGAGAATATCGAAATCAAATAAAAGATCGTTTGAATATTTTCTAATCCTTTTTCCGTTTTTATCGGCAATAGCTCCATTGCCAACATATAATCCTGCTTCCGGATATTTATTATACATTTCAGCTATTAAATGAAGAGCATTTGGATAGTAAAAATCATCTGAGTTTAACCATGTTACAATTTCGCCTGTAGCTTTATTAAAACCTTTGTTGATGGCGTCAGTTTGTCCCTTATCCCTTTCACTTACCCAAAAAGAAATATTTTTTTCATACTTTTTAATAATCTCCACAGAACTATCCGTCGAACCTCCATCAAAAACCATGTACTCCAGATTAGGATAATTCTGTTCAACTACACTACGGATTGTTTCTTCTAAAAACTGTCCTTGATTATAAGATGGAGTTATAACCGTAATTTTAGGAAAATATTTCACTTCCAATCTTCTTACTCTTTATTTGTTCGTTAATTAGTATTTCAATTACATTATTTGCTTCAAAGTATCCTTTACGATCTTTGGTTAATACAATTAAAGAAATTTGATGCTTACCTTTCCCAATTTCTGAAGTAAAAATTCTTCGCGCAAAACCGGAATTAGTAAAACGATCCCCAAGTTTATTTAGTACTAACTGTTTTCTAAACCCATAATTAGTTGGAAAAAGCATGTCGTTAATCTTTATCAATATACCTCCAGCCAAATCATCATTCAGATCATCTAATGCCCATCCTTCAAAAAATAATTCTTCCCCGAATATATTTATCTGCTTCACGTTTCCGTTTTGGTTAACAATCGGATTGTTGTTAATCATTTCTATTTCATATCGTGTAGTTCTGTTTAATTTTGCAATCCCATCCAATCCAGAAAGTTGAACAACCTGTTTTAATTCTTTACGAAATATTAAATCCATTATGAAAGAAATAATCCGCTGTCTTTGATATAAGCTATTTTTATCTGCTCTGAACCAATTCTGTAAGTCTATTTTGTTGGAAATATTATTAGGATACCAACTATTTACCTCCTCAATTGAAAACTGCGACTGTTCTTGCGCTTTCCAATTTTCTAAAAATTCTTTTGCAAGTTCTTCCATATTTTGATTTTTAGCTATTCCAAACAATATTGCTGCTATTTCGGAAGCTAAAGAAAAATCGTTAAAATCCAGATGCTTGATACTATCTAAATTCCAGTATCGAGTGTTATGAAGAAGGCTGCGCATAATAAATGTTCTGAATAATCTTGTTGAAGGATTATTCTTATTATCTTCTGTGTACCATTCTGTCATATGGTTATTGGCTAAATCAAAATCTTTATAGTTTGTGTAAAGTTTACTATTTGGAAATACATACATATTATCAGGATCCAGGAATGTACCATACACTCTATATTTTAAAACAAAATCGATGGAAGAGATAAAATCTTCTGTAGTTTCCCCGGGAAAACCAATTATTAACGGCAAAAGATTTTGTATACCATTTTTATGACAGGTTTGTATTATTCTTTTTGCGTTCTCCAGCTTGAAATTTTTTTTCATCAAATCCACAACACGCTGACTTCCACTTTCAAATCCCCAAAAAATCCGCCAGCATCCTGCCTTGTACATTTTTTCAATCAATTCCTCTGTTAATTCTTCTCTTAAAGCCATAATAGAAGTCCAGATAATTGAATGCTCTTTTTTTAGGTTCAATAATAAATCTACAAACTCCTCAAAGATCTTTGAGCGTCCATTATGAATGGATTCAGCAAACATAATATGATATACGTTGTTAACCCGGGAAGCATATTTAATTCCTTCTCTAATTTCCTTAATTACTACCGCTGGATTTCGAAACCTAAATTTTTTGAAGTTAGGGCTTTCACTACAAAAATTACATCTGTTAATACAACCTCTTGTTAAGAATGATGGGAATCCACCTAATCCGGTATAAAGGCTAAAATCGAATTGTGAATAGTCAGCAATGATATCCGAGTTGAATAAATCTGGTAATTCCGGCTCCCCATTATTTATTATTTCTTTTTCAGAACGATAAGCAAAGCCTTTTATTTTAGTTCTGAAATCTCTTGTTACCTCAAACTCCAGAAGAAACTTTGGCAATGCAACTTCGCATTCTCCCTGACAAATAATATCTGGAATTGCGTTATTATTTTGAAAAAACTTTACGTTAGTATAGGCAGGGAAGCAATCAAGTCCACCAAACAGAATAGGTATTTCTGGTTTTATTGATTTTATAAACTCTGCTGCTTTAAGAACAAAGAAATTCGTCCACGGATTAATTGTAAAACCAATTAAATCCAGGTTATTATCAACAACTAAATTGAATAAATATCCTTCAATATATTCCCTGTATTTTTCATAGAGTTCTGTAACAGCTTTTTCATTTTTCCAGATAGCGCCAGATTCCCAATTTCTATTATCCTCTTCCTTAGCTTCACGATATATTTTAACATTCAAATCCTCTATCAGACATTCCCACCCAGCTTTCTTAACAACACCACCTACATAAGCCAAAGCATAGTACGGCTGTTCAACACTCCACCAGGGCATTCCTATTAAAAGCATTTTACCTTTTTTGTTAATCTTATCAAATGAGTTTTCGGTAAGATCATCTTTATTTAAATTTAAGTCTGAATTGTTATATCCTATTGAAAGCGAAGAAAACATTACCGCCAGTCTTCTTGTATCTTCTTGACCAACTAAAGATGGCATAAAATGCCCGCTGCTAATAATCTTAATTATGTAATCAGAATTGCTTTGAGGAAGGGATATTTTTATACACTGAATCTTGTTATCACTATCAAAGATTAATTTATTTATCAATTTATCATTTAATAAAACTTGTGCTTCAAACGGAAAATTTGGATAAGCATTCCCTTTAATACAATTTAAATTGAAATTTACCTCTAGTGGATATTTTATAAGATATGCCGGTATTATCATTTCAGCTTCTTTATCAATCCAGCGGAACTTACCTTCATCATTGTAAAAACCTTTATAACCAATAAAATCGAAAGAGAGTTTATTACTTATCAGATACACAATGTTTTCTATTGCTGCTTCATTATTTTCTTCCTGAATTAAAATTTGTTTAAGAATTTCAACGGCTCGTGTATAATTTCCCTCTAAGATTTCAACAACCGCCAGATCATTAAGAGCATCCACATTATCAGGATCTCTAACAAGAAGTGAACTTAAAACTTGCCTTGCACTTTGCAAATTTTCTGCCTGAATGTCCTTTTCAGCTTTGTGAATAATTTGTTTAGTAAGTTGGTTTTTTAATTGGTCGTTGGAATCAACGTTTCCATTTTGTTGTTGAACATTAGGATCATCAATTCTTGAATTGATATGCTGTACTTCTAAATATTTCTTATTACCAATTGCAACTTCATTTTCCGGATCGAGTACTAATATTTGATGTAATAATTTTTCAGCTTCCAATAGATCGTTTAGTAAAATGGAAGCAACTACAAGATCATTTAGGATATTTATATTATCAGGTTCTTTCTTAAGAATAAAATTCAAAACTTCTTTTGCTTCTAGGTTCTTTCCTTCCTGTATTAACTCTTCCGCCATTGTAAAAAGGTTATTTACTATTGCTTTTTCTGGAATGGCATTATTGGTAAAATCACGAATTATATTCTGGTAAAGTTCATTGTAGCGGAGTGCTTGTTTCTCCATTGAGTATTCTTTTTCTGCTTTTGCTCTACTATTTATTTTTAATTCATTCTGATTACCTTCAAATAAAACCCATCTAATTCCTTCTGCTAAATCTTCAACATTTTTAGCTTGTGCTAAGTATCCATTTTTTTTATGTTCAATTTCATCCTTCACTCCTCCTATATTAAAACCAACCACAGGTAAACCACATGCTAATGCTTCTATAATAACGTTAGGCAGGTTGTCTTCTATGGAAGGAAGAACGAAAACATCGGCAAGGTTATAAATACCGGCTAATTTATTTTCATCTGTTATTTTGCCAAAATTAATTAACGAGCATTTTTCTGGAATTTTAAAATTATTTGAATAGTACCCGAACACACCAAGAATAATGTTAATATCTTTAAACTGCTTACTAAAAATTTCTAAAGCATCAATTAAATAATTAAATCCTTTTCTATTCGTTTCGTAATCGGCACCAAAAAGGATTAGCTTTTTAGGTGAAAGGAATTCAAGTGTTTTTTCATATTCAACCGTAGGATGTGGAATATAAACATCTAATGGAAAGCCATTGGGAATTACCGCTATAGGAAATTTTATAAATAATGGACTTTGAGAAGCACAATCAGCAAGCCAGTTACTCGGGGTAACAATAGTAAGATTTAAATTCCTGTAGGCTTTAAATTTTTTAAGCCAAATCTGGCGAGACAAATCATTTTCATTATTAGAACCCAATTGGGGGCAAGCACCACAGCCGGTTTTATATTTATCACAGTCACCCGAATAATGGCAACCGCCGGTAAAAGCATTCATATCGTGCAGTGTCCAGACAATTGGTTTGTTATAAAATGCCAGTCGCATATAAACAGAATCCAATAACCCAGATGTCCAATGGAGATTTATTAAATCTGCATTTTGAATATCATAATTATCGTGTAGTTTAATTCCGGAATTTATATCAGTAAAAATCTCCAAACCTTTTGGTCTATCAGAATATTTTTTTACTTCAGCCTGACAGATATCCCATTGTGTAGACCAAGCTTCTTGTAAAGCAAAAGTTTTGGGTACATCAATAGTTTTTATGCTTTCATCAATTAAGGATTTATTTAAAACTAATAATGTGGAATTAAAACCACGTGCTTGAAGTCCTTTGTTTAATCTATATGCAGCTTTACCAGCTCCACCATTATCCAATGATGATAAATGGACTATATTGAGTTTCTTAAAATCCCCATCAGTCTGGTTTTCTAAAATATCCGGAAGTTTTTTATTCTCCAGCATTCTTTCAAATACTGTTTTATTTACAAAAGAAAGTTCATTTAAAGCAATAATCTTAGCGGTCTGATTTGTATCTTCAAGAAAGCCTTTTATTTTGCCTCCTGCTGTATAATCTATTGCCACAAAGTTACAGCCAACTGTAGAAGCAAAAACCACTGAATGGAATCTCATCGCAATGCAGAAATCTGCAGAAGCCATCGCGATTAGAATTTCTTCAGGACTTTGGGGTTGAATGATATATGTAACTCTTTCATCATTAGTAACATTTACTATTCTCTTTGCAAATTCTCTATCATCCTTTCCAATGGGAAAATAATGCATCGCCCACAATTCAATCTTATGTTCCGGGTACCACGAAAGCAGTTTATTTATAAAACAAATAATATTATGAAAAGCTAAATCTGGAGAAATATTCTGTGGATATTCATGTGTAAGTTCTCTAAAAAAACAACGGATTATATTTCCCTGTTTTTGGTATTCTATCTTTAAACTTTTAATAAAAGTGATTGATGGATCGGTTCTAACTATTATTTCTTTTTTAATTCCCAAGTTCCTTAGCAATGCTTTTGAAGCTGAATCTCGCACGCTTACTTTACTTGCCGTCTTAACAATTTGAACAACATTATTTCTATACTCTTCTACATTTAGCGGTCCAATTCCGCAGCCTTCTACAATTCTGGGTTTATGTTGTTCATAAAATAATCTGAATAAGTCTGCAATCATTCCTGTTTGAGGAATATCCATTAGTGGACCACCAGCCATTACAATTGCATCGCATTCAATTGTTGCAAAGTGTGCGGATTGACCGTGGTAATCCAAAATCTTAAAGGATTTACCAATCGTTTCATCCAAATTGGAAAAATTCATTTTAGAATAAGATGGAAATAAACTGAACAGGACAAATTCCAAATGGGGGTTTACTTTTAAATATTCCTGAATTATTCCTTTTAGAATTGCAATATCCCCTGCGGTTTCTGTACCATACCATCCAACCAATAATATTTTTTTTACAGATTTTAAGTCAAATTCAATGGTGGGCAACGCCTCATCAATAGCCGGTTGAAGTTTGTTGTAAAGCATTAAATTATCGTAAAAATTTTTACTGCTATTAAGGAAATTAACTGATGGTGTGTATTCAGAGTGATAATCATGAACACAGTTATTACAATGCTCTAACCTTATTTGCAGTCTCTCTTCTAAATTCGCTTCTGCTTTTTTACCAATATCGTTATCTGATTTATGTGCTTTGCCTTTAGGTGCACAATAAGCAAAGTTACCTTCGCTATCCAAATTTATTGCATTTGAAAATTGATACGGGCACTGAATTATTCTTTGTCCGCCAGAAAGAATTGATAAAATAGAATTATATGTAAATCTTATTTGCTCTTCAGGTTCATATTCGCTAATTAAAAGATGGAAAAAAGAAACCAGGTGCTTTATTTCATGGTCATTAAAATTTCTAATTTGCTCTTTTAGATTTTTATTGTAAAGTCTATTTATAAATTCGGCT comes from Ignavibacteriales bacterium and encodes:
- a CDS encoding glycosyltransferase family 2 protein codes for the protein MNGNYNRGKDYAVVLSLCMIIKNEEKYLRDCLESVKDVAEEIIIVDTGSSDKSLEIAESFDSNIFHFTWINNFSAARNFAISKCTGDWILYLDADERLSAKSISELKVLVSRNENIGIKCIVKNIDAEFNRTNTMKYTRLFRNQPEVKFAGRVHEQIDSSLLQLKYKIVDSSIEIIHLGYNISSDAKKGKAKRNLQLLLEDYETSNSAYCAYQLAQTYNVLDDNENAIKFSFEALEKNELNIQQRAISCGLISNIYLKEHKVEAAHKFVIEGLKFDGKQPYLNLLASKIYLRLQNLSKAEYYCAMALEQNNRLFTGNNYSSIDIILSEDEIIYFGIILAIQSENKKNLDFYLTALEKYLRIQPGNNFDKKIGLIKKLCSKIRLSENEEMELVGLINRKNLDYFLEFLRIYNFSESKLRILEKLAYSFSKEPGFVSLYGVTLADNNLVEKAITVLESLVDSNESEPSTLFHLISLYVKSNQVNKISGYINFLETNYSNIPEIKARLPLLKQKLTALF
- a CDS encoding glycosyltransferase, with the protein product MKYFPKITVITPSYNQGQFLEETIRSVVEQNYPNLEYMVFDGGSTDSSVEIIKKYEKNISFWVSERDKGQTDAINKGFNKATGEIVTWLNSDDFYYPNALHLIAEMYNKYPEAGLYVGNGAIADKNGKRIRKYSNDLLFDFDILLKGSNYILQPSTFINSKAIKDLGFLDETLFYAMDLEYWLRVAQKYEVVTVNEELSAYRWYDEIKTKNGGIKRWVELWNIMRRYSKAHITPGLLVEFFNVLQEQDVINDLGFNIEDYAKENWQKFYLVMQKYLNTNDCIPIHSKGKVFVKEKPETKKVIPVQKEKTNHLNIIRSRGSNLKVDIVLPEGHSWFVREGYAEALKKFNVYGKSFYVSDKKDNKELYNYLKNPNADIMFLMNTEWHAQYLHKTYDWQKRWNENKLIKVLFSFECMNNPTIKGNNIWWSDNITAINNAMKTVQAVVYAHEIDEELFGNYGVPVLWQPFAIDENLFPEPKRYLSRKQKAFFKGKTTPFYYEKTYSKRRVIAQQLKQSNSFEIYEDYNWQSNRQFIEEMNEYQITLGLPSLSPTMVVRPFEAMGSGCVCFQNKVLGGKTNLLFEDGKNLLLYDENNIPELIEKVKYVIDNPEYGRQIAEAGYKEVMEKHTINNRVSGFLKWLEGNSLNIQPALQKEKNKEYNFSNKNKIAIDGVIFQLQKGRPYGISRVWISLLNEISKTELVKDIILLDRGGTAPKFTGIKSIAIKEYDHIKFESDSLYLQEVCDDNEVSLFISTYYTYPENTHNALLLHDMIPEILGLDLTKSEWRAKLKALAKANAYFGVSQNTIDDFRKLYPEYCDKKSYLVSNAVAGDFHPRKKSELENFKSKFNIKKPYFILVGNRLEYKNAILFFKAFAKLENKNEFEIFCTGGKPELESIFKSYLEGTKYQIQFLRDEELSVAYSGAVALVYPSKYEGFGLPILEAMKSGCPVITCKNSSIPEVAGKAAVFVDEDNVNEMQHALIEIQKLEIRNDLIEKGFVQSTKFSWEHSAKALKYAIEKIMDDVSGKKLNTSDPFDTYERVIYSLKSNAEFKKFDSDVSNLKKLFGMSNRIKNSEFISAEKILGKTNNNILVILEQLAKLDSTDGFIDYLIGSIYHYKNEKANALNSFLSALKKNFKHWRVYYLAACSAFDINKFDEAKLLVRKAIEQNQYFADAKILLEKIKKKNKREEFEVSAIVSTYNSEKFIEGCLKDLVEQTLYKKGELEIIVINSGSKQNEEVIIRKYQSKYKNINYLKTENRESIYAAWNRGIKAAKGKYITNANTDDRNRNDALEIKASTLDDNHQIGVVYADDYKTTDPNSTFSSLSKNETCVWANYDSDLLLFGCYIGPHPMWRKALHEKFGYFDENLQVTGDYEFWLRISNKTDFQHLNEFLGVYYYSENSAEHRDKKKTNLEKITLQKKYLCKFILNKTDLENVKEKILNLKSMESYKQYSNSALKMLVRREQGLLVEEQIRVFVNNNAIKITEKSFIKLIELIDNAKSENVFIDQVTYLPIILLLQATFYMSNREYEKAKTAFDEILLLEPQNEFAIKYSKKIEKLNSTIKELSNYTNDVSPVIKATFFEALGLYYTDNYFDSLNMFNKIEDELVESKLNQLSIQYELYKAKAFCLLNIGDLETAKQYFESALEMNPVSSEVCHGLGEVFLQAGIYETSKTMFEWAVKNDLQNSTAIDGLIKVNEILGLDRDHNSLFKSMDVADTNFEIVDNRTESEINL